In the genome of Abyssisolibacter fermentans, the window TAATATGATTTAGAGTATTTACTTTTATACGAGATAATCTGAATTTGTAGTCAACAATATTTATTCTTGACATAATTTTTGATTTGTGATAATTTATATAAAGTAGTGTAGTTATTTATGGATATCTATGTCTAAAAATAGAGATATACATGTACTCACCTATGTTTTTCGTCTAGGAGGTGTTTTTAATGAGAGATAAAATAATTTTGGCATGTACTGTATGTAAGCAAAGGAATTATAATACTACAAAAAATAAAAGACAGCATCCAGATAGAGTAGAATTTAAAAAATATTGCAAATTCTGCAAGACCCATACAGTTCATAAGGAAACTAAGTAGTTCTATTATAAAAGAGTGAGGATGTGAGTAGTATGGTAGCTCAAGCAAAAAGTGGTAAAACAAGGAACTTTTTCAAGGGCATCAAAGCTGAGTTAAAGAAAATCAGTTGGCCTACTAAAAAAGAATTATTGAATCACACTGCAGTGGTTTTAATTGCATGTGCCATAATGAGTGCTATTTTCTTCATATTCGATAAAGGTTTTGAAGAAATGATCAAATTCATTATTAAGTAAATAACCTAAAAAGGGAGGTAAGGGCTTTTTAATATGCCCCTGAGTAATATGACTGATATGTCACAGAAGGCTAAATGGTATGTAGCTCATACTTATTCTGGCCATGAAAATAAGGTTAAGGCAAATATCGAAAAACTAGTTGAAAATAGAGGAATGCAAGATGTAATATTTGAAGTAAAAGTACCTACAGAAGAGCATGTAGAAATAAAAAACGGTAAGAAAAAAGTTAAAGAGAGAAAAAAATTCCCAGGGTATGTTATGGTCAAAATGATTATGACTGATGAATCATGGTACCTTGTGAGAAATACACGAGGAGTTACAGGTTTTGTAGGTCCTGGTTCAAAGCCAGTCCCTTTAACAGGTGATGAAGTGAAAAAAATGGGAGTACAAGAGATTTTGCCTTCTATAGACATTAATTCAGGAGATACTGTGAAAGTGGTATCTGGACCTTTTGAGAATTTTATGGGTACTGTAAAAAATATCAACAATGAAAGACGAAAGTTAAAAGTGTTTATATCCATGTTTGGAAGAGAAACGCTTGTTGAACTAGATTTTGAACAAGTAGAAAGTCTATAAAAGCTTTCTGTTGTAGCATTTTTAAGGAGGTGTAAAGTATGGCAAAGAAAGTAACAGCTGTTGTTAAATTACAAATTCCAGCTGGCAAAGCAACACCAGCACCACCAGTAGGTACTGCTTTAGGACCACATGGTGTTAATATTATGGGTTTTTGTAAAGAATTTAATGCTAAAACTGCTGACCAACCAGGTATGATTATTCCAGTTGTGTTAACAGTATATCAAGATAGATCCTTTACATTTATAACAAAAACTCCTCCAGTAGCAGTTTTAATTAAAAAAGCTATTGGTATAGAATCAGGTTCAGGTGAACCAAACAAGAAAAAAGTTGCTACAATTTCAAAAGATAAAGTAAAAGAAATTGCAGAAATTAAAATGCCTGATTTAAATGCAAATGATATAGAAGCTGCTATGAGCATGGTAGCAGGAACTGCAAGAAGTATGGGAGTCGTAGTAGAAGACTAGTTTTAAATAAGTGGGAGGCTAAGCCGATAATACCACAAAGGAGGTAGAAAAATGCCAAAAAGAGGTAAGAATTATAAAGATAGTTTAAAATTATATGATAAGCAAGAATTATATGATGTTAAAGAAGCAATTGAATTAGTTCAAAAAACAAGTAAAGCAAAATTTGATGAAACTATTGAAGTATCAGCAAGACTTGGTGTAGATTCAAGACATGCCGATCAACAAGTAAGAGGAACAGTTGTTTTACCACATGGTACTGGTAAAACTAAAAAGGTATTAGTTATTGCAAAAGCAGATAAGCAAAAAGAAGCTCAGGAAGCTGGAGCAGATTATGTTGGAGCAGAAGAATATATTGCTAAAATTCAAAAGGAAAATTGGTTTGATTTTGATGTAATAATTGCTACACCAGACATGATGGGTATGGTTGGTAGACTAGGAAGAATATTAGGACCAAAAGGTTTAATGCCAAATCCAAAATCTGGAACAGTTACATTTGATGTAGCTAAAGCAGTTAATGAGATTAAAGCAGGTAAAGTTGAATATAGAGTTGATAAAACTAACATAATACATGTTTCAGTAGGAAAAAAATCTTTCGGAACTGAAAAACTTATTGAAAACTTTAATACACTTATGGAAGCTGTTATCAAGGCTAAGCCTTCTGCAGCTAAAGGAAAATATTTAAAGAGTGTTGTTGTTTCAAGTACAATGGGTCCTGGAATAAAGATAAATGCAGATAAAATAATGGAATAATAAAACTTAAGCTTGACAATAAACATTGAATGATGTTAATATATATAGTGGTTGAAAATAGAATAATACTAACCGTAGACAGTAGGTACCTGAGGGTTTAAATTCCCTACCGAGGTTGTGAATAAATGATATATGAATTCACAAAGGGTCTTTTGTCTATGAGCAAAGGATCCTTTTATAGATTAGAGCAAAATCAACATTAAAATCAATTTAAGGAGATTTAGTTCTAAAGACGTTGTAAAAGGAATTTACTGGTATGGATATGGTATATTTGATTTCAGAAACAGTCAAACTTAAAAAGTTTTATGTAGTTAAATGCATTAACCTAATATCTAAATACTAGAGGGTTAATTCCCTGTAGCGAGGAGGTGGAACCTAAATGAGCGAGGCAATTAGAGAGCAAAAGAAACAAGTAGTAATGGAAATCCAAAACAAGATAGAAAAAGCTCAAGCTATCGTACTTGTAGACTACAGAGGTTTAAATGTTGAAGAAGTAACTGAATTAAGAAAGAAATTCACTGAAGCTGACGTTGAATATAGAGTATATAAAAATTCTATGATGAGATTTGCTTTTAAAAACTCAGGTTTAGAAGAATTTAATCAATATTTAACTGGACCTAATGCTATAGCTTTTAGTGATAGTGATCCAGTTGCTCCAGCTAAAATAACTGATGAGTTTGCAAAGAAACATGAAAACTTAGAGATAAAAGCAGGAGTTGTAGACGGAGAGATTATAGACTTAA includes:
- the rpmG gene encoding 50S ribosomal protein L33 translates to MRDKIILACTVCKQRNYNTTKNKRQHPDRVEFKKYCKFCKTHTVHKETK
- the rplJ gene encoding 50S ribosomal protein L10: MSEAIREQKKQVVMEIQNKIEKAQAIVLVDYRGLNVEEVTELRKKFTEADVEYRVYKNSMMRFAFKNSGLEEFNQYLTGPNAIAFSDSDPVAPAKITDEFAKKHENLEIKAGVVDGEIIDLNKVKELAALPPREVLIAQVLGGLNAPISGFANVLQGTIRNLVYALDQVKEQKEA
- the rplK gene encoding 50S ribosomal protein L11; this translates as MAKKVTAVVKLQIPAGKATPAPPVGTALGPHGVNIMGFCKEFNAKTADQPGMIIPVVLTVYQDRSFTFITKTPPVAVLIKKAIGIESGSGEPNKKKVATISKDKVKEIAEIKMPDLNANDIEAAMSMVAGTARSMGVVVED
- the nusG gene encoding transcription termination/antitermination protein NusG, which translates into the protein MSQKAKWYVAHTYSGHENKVKANIEKLVENRGMQDVIFEVKVPTEEHVEIKNGKKKVKERKKFPGYVMVKMIMTDESWYLVRNTRGVTGFVGPGSKPVPLTGDEVKKMGVQEILPSIDINSGDTVKVVSGPFENFMGTVKNINNERRKLKVFISMFGRETLVELDFEQVESL
- the secE gene encoding preprotein translocase subunit SecE, which codes for MVAQAKSGKTRNFFKGIKAELKKISWPTKKELLNHTAVVLIACAIMSAIFFIFDKGFEEMIKFIIK
- the rplA gene encoding 50S ribosomal protein L1 is translated as MPKRGKNYKDSLKLYDKQELYDVKEAIELVQKTSKAKFDETIEVSARLGVDSRHADQQVRGTVVLPHGTGKTKKVLVIAKADKQKEAQEAGADYVGAEEYIAKIQKENWFDFDVIIATPDMMGMVGRLGRILGPKGLMPNPKSGTVTFDVAKAVNEIKAGKVEYRVDKTNIIHVSVGKKSFGTEKLIENFNTLMEAVIKAKPSAAKGKYLKSVVVSSTMGPGIKINADKIME